One genomic segment of Synchiropus splendidus isolate RoL2022-P1 chromosome 16, RoL_Sspl_1.0, whole genome shotgun sequence includes these proteins:
- the vps29 gene encoding vacuolar protein sorting-associated protein 29: protein MLVLVLGDLHIPHRCNTLPAKFKKLLVPGKIQHILCTGNLCTKESYDYLKTLAGDVHIVRGDFDENLNYPEQKVVTVGQFKIGLIHGHQVIPWGDMASLALLQRQLDVDILISGHTHKFEAFENENKFYINPGSATGAYSALDSNIIPSFVLMDIQASTVVTYVYQLIGDDVKVERIEYKKS, encoded by the exons atg TTGGTCCTGGTGTTAGGTGACCTGCACATTCCCCACCGGTGCAACACGTTGCCGGCCAAGTTCAAGAAGCTGTTGGTTCCGGGGAAGATCCAGCACATTCTCTGCACTGGCAATCTCTGCACCAAGGAGAGCTACGACTACCTGAAGACGCTCGCTGGTGATGTCCACATAGTTCGAGGGGACTTTGATGAG AACCTTAACTATCCAGAGCAGAAGGTGGTGACGGTCGGTCAGTTCAAGATTGGTCTCATCCATGGGCATCAAGTGATCCCCTGGGGCGACATGGCCAGCTTGGCGCTGCTGCAGAGACAGCTCGACGTTGACATCCTCATCTCTGGGCACACTCACAAGTTTGAGGCGTTTGAAAACGAGAATAAGTTCTACATAAACCCGGGTTCAGCGACCGGAGCCTACAGCGCCCTCGACAG CAACATCATCCCCTCCTTTGTATTGATGGACATCCAAGCGTCCACTGTGGTCACGTATGTTTATCAGCTGATCGGGGACGACGTTAAGGTGGAGAGGATAGAGTACAAGAAATCTTAA
- the eif5 gene encoding eukaryotic translation initiation factor 5 isoform X1 produces the protein MSVNVNRSVSDQFYRYKMPRLIAKVEGKGNGIKTVIVNMVDVAKALNRPPTYPTKFFGCELGAQTQFDTKNDRYIVNGSHEANKLQDMLDGFIRKFVLCTECDNPETDLNVNPKKQTIGTACKACGYRGMLDTRHKLCTFILKNPPENADCGSATAKKEKEKKNRKKDKENGSGSGDSGNQENFDAPKAVVGSRNCIFVAQNTTWSSLRFKCLCDRVVVLMDWNYSACQDGEDDDDEDWAEETTEEAQRRRMEEISDHAKNLTLSEDLEKPLEERVNLFYNFVKQRKDSGTIDAADKDILAEAERLDVKAMGPLILSELLFDENIRDQIKKYKRHFLRFCHNNKKAQKYLMGGFECVVKLHQVQLLSRVPIILKDLYDADLLEEDVIFAWAEKVSKKYVSKELAKEIHAKAAPFVKWLKEAEEESEGSEEEEEEDENVEVVYSSSARELETVKPEKPEKEEDDIDIDAI, from the exons atgtctgtCAACGTCAACCGCAGCGTGTCAGACCAGTTCTATCGCTACAAGATGCCCCGTCTGATTGCCAAG GTTGAAGGCAAGGGGAATGGAATCAAGACGGTCATTGTCAACATGGTTGATGTTGCCAAGGCACTAAACAGGCCTCCGACAT ACCCGACCAAGTTTTTTGGTTGTGAACTCGGTGCTCAGACCCAGTTTGATACCAAAAACGACCGCTACATCGTCAACGGCTCCCACGAGGCGAACAAGTTGCAAGACATGCTTGATGGGTTCATCAGAAAATTTGTGCTGTGTACCGAGTGCGACAACCCTGAAACTGATCTG AATGTCAATCCCAAGAAACAAACCATTGGCACTGCTTGTAAAGCTTGTGGGTATCGCGGCATGCTtgacacaagacacaaactCTGCACGTTCATCCTTAAAAACCCACCAG AGAACGCTGACTGTGGATCAGCAACTGCTaaaaaggagaaggagaagaagaatcGCAAGAAGGACAAGGAGAACGGTTCTGGCAGTGGAGATTCTGGCAATCAAGAAAACTTCGACGCTCCTAAAGCTGTGGTGGGTTCTCGCAATTGCATTTTTGTCGCACAAAATACAACATGGTCTAGTCTCAGGTTtaagtgtttgtgtgacagagtAGTAGTATTGATGGACTGGAACTATTCCGCTTGTcaggatggtgaggatgatgatgatgaagactggGCAGAGGAGACAACGGAGGAGGCACAAAGGAGGCGTATGGAGGAGATCAGTGACCATGCAAAGAACCTGACACTCAGTGAAGACTTGGAGAAGCCCCTGGAGGAGAGAGTCAACCTGTTCTATAACTTTGTGAAA CAAAGGAAGGACAGTGGAACCATCGACGCTGCCGACAAGGACATCTTAGCCGAGGCAGAGCGCTTGGATGTGAAGGCCATGGGGCCTCTTATCCTCAGTGAGCTGCTCTTCGATGAAAACATTCGCGATCAGATCAAGAAGTACAAGCGGCACTTCCTGCGA ttctgccacaacaacaagaaagcCCAGAAGTATCTGATGGGAGGATTCGAATGTGTTGTGAAGCTGCACCAGGTCCAGCTGCTTTCTCGTGTTCCCATCATCCTCAAAGATCTTTATGACGCAGATTTGCTGGAGGAGGATGTCATCTTCGCCTGGGCAGAGAAG GTTTCTAAGAAGTATGTCTCAAAGGAACTTGCCAAAGAGATCCACGCCAAGGCGGCTCCTTTCGTCAAATGGCTCAAggaagctgaggaggagagtgagggcagtgaggaagaggaggaggaagatgaaaacGTTGAG GTGGTGTACTCCTCATCTGCGCGCGAACTGGAGACTGTGAAACCGGAGAAGCCCGAAAAAGAAGAGGATGACATTGATATTGACGCCATCTAA
- the eif5 gene encoding eukaryotic translation initiation factor 5 isoform X2, with the protein MSVNVNRSVSDQFYRYKMPRLIAKVEGKGNGIKTVIVNMVDVAKALNRPPTYPTKFFGCELGAQTQFDTKNDRYIVNGSHEANKLQDMLDGFIRKFVLCTECDNPETDLNVNPKKQTIGTACKACGYRGMLDTRHKLCTFILKNPPENADCGSATAKKEKEKKNRKKDKENGSGSGDSGNQENFDAPKAVDGEDDDDEDWAEETTEEAQRRRMEEISDHAKNLTLSEDLEKPLEERVNLFYNFVKQRKDSGTIDAADKDILAEAERLDVKAMGPLILSELLFDENIRDQIKKYKRHFLRFCHNNKKAQKYLMGGFECVVKLHQVQLLSRVPIILKDLYDADLLEEDVIFAWAEKVSKKYVSKELAKEIHAKAAPFVKWLKEAEEESEGSEEEEEEDENVEVVYSSSARELETVKPEKPEKEEDDIDIDAI; encoded by the exons atgtctgtCAACGTCAACCGCAGCGTGTCAGACCAGTTCTATCGCTACAAGATGCCCCGTCTGATTGCCAAG GTTGAAGGCAAGGGGAATGGAATCAAGACGGTCATTGTCAACATGGTTGATGTTGCCAAGGCACTAAACAGGCCTCCGACAT ACCCGACCAAGTTTTTTGGTTGTGAACTCGGTGCTCAGACCCAGTTTGATACCAAAAACGACCGCTACATCGTCAACGGCTCCCACGAGGCGAACAAGTTGCAAGACATGCTTGATGGGTTCATCAGAAAATTTGTGCTGTGTACCGAGTGCGACAACCCTGAAACTGATCTG AATGTCAATCCCAAGAAACAAACCATTGGCACTGCTTGTAAAGCTTGTGGGTATCGCGGCATGCTtgacacaagacacaaactCTGCACGTTCATCCTTAAAAACCCACCAG AGAACGCTGACTGTGGATCAGCAACTGCTaaaaaggagaaggagaagaagaatcGCAAGAAGGACAAGGAGAACGGTTCTGGCAGTGGAGATTCTGGCAATCAAGAAAACTTCGACGCTCCTAAAGCTGTG gatggtgaggatgatgatgatgaagactggGCAGAGGAGACAACGGAGGAGGCACAAAGGAGGCGTATGGAGGAGATCAGTGACCATGCAAAGAACCTGACACTCAGTGAAGACTTGGAGAAGCCCCTGGAGGAGAGAGTCAACCTGTTCTATAACTTTGTGAAA CAAAGGAAGGACAGTGGAACCATCGACGCTGCCGACAAGGACATCTTAGCCGAGGCAGAGCGCTTGGATGTGAAGGCCATGGGGCCTCTTATCCTCAGTGAGCTGCTCTTCGATGAAAACATTCGCGATCAGATCAAGAAGTACAAGCGGCACTTCCTGCGA ttctgccacaacaacaagaaagcCCAGAAGTATCTGATGGGAGGATTCGAATGTGTTGTGAAGCTGCACCAGGTCCAGCTGCTTTCTCGTGTTCCCATCATCCTCAAAGATCTTTATGACGCAGATTTGCTGGAGGAGGATGTCATCTTCGCCTGGGCAGAGAAG GTTTCTAAGAAGTATGTCTCAAAGGAACTTGCCAAAGAGATCCACGCCAAGGCGGCTCCTTTCGTCAAATGGCTCAAggaagctgaggaggagagtgagggcagtgaggaagaggaggaggaagatgaaaacGTTGAG GTGGTGTACTCCTCATCTGCGCGCGAACTGGAGACTGTGAAACCGGAGAAGCCCGAAAAAGAAGAGGATGACATTGATATTGACGCCATCTAA